From the Alloalcanivorax dieselolei B5 genome, one window contains:
- a CDS encoding S1 family peptidase, whose amino-acid sequence MALSALLWGLVVGPAWAGLPTQGTGVFINEGGDVVTARHVITDCERLFVVKDGRVVRGRVVAESADYDLAVVSTPLTPYLSAILATSPHPGSQPVFTESYDVLQSMENRSVQVFNAILVPGRDRLTMMSSVRPGASGAAVLGEGGLLLGLVQERTAKGALGPILLSRSRQPVGQGATVRVRAAPAADIKAFLTEHHIAFMESTRPQLGPAQARAPRAATLSVGLICDARD is encoded by the coding sequence TTGGCCCTGTCGGCTTTGTTGTGGGGCCTGGTCGTTGGGCCGGCATGGGCGGGGCTCCCGACTCAGGGCACGGGCGTCTTTATCAACGAAGGGGGCGATGTCGTCACCGCCCGCCATGTGATCACCGATTGTGAACGGCTCTTCGTCGTCAAGGACGGCCGTGTGGTCCGAGGCCGCGTGGTGGCGGAGAGTGCGGATTACGACCTGGCCGTGGTGAGCACGCCGTTGACGCCCTATCTCAGCGCCATACTGGCTACCTCTCCCCATCCAGGCAGCCAACCGGTTTTCACGGAAAGTTATGACGTTTTGCAATCCATGGAAAACCGTTCGGTGCAGGTGTTCAACGCCATACTGGTGCCCGGCCGGGACAGGTTGACGATGATGTCGTCGGTTCGACCGGGCGCCAGTGGCGCGGCGGTGCTGGGGGAAGGCGGATTGTTGCTGGGCCTGGTTCAGGAACGGACGGCGAAAGGGGCTTTGGGGCCGATACTTCTATCGCGGTCGCGACAGCCTGTGGGGCAGGGCGCGACGGTGCGGGTCAGGGCTGCGCCGGCAGCGGACATCAAGGCGTTCCTGACCGAACATCATATTGCGTTCATGGAGAGTACCCGGCCGCAACTGGGCCCGGCTCAGGCCCGGGCGCCGCGGGCG
- a CDS encoding imm11 family protein → MSELVSCNGPRRYGLLERTFVMREPNPKLECAGLMHYWEVEADLSLPVDLWREWSNSRRLMSGHLRANRFGCCRGRGIGFPEFPEPPLLTVSRQEDVPVPMTRLGPHLLVTRAARDVLTGVDPGAFQFVETLTHYPGRDPQGGIYWIGDVTRCCRACIDMSQSVATLIEQVDFPASPWPDGKWRTLTMPESVSFIPEKVHGYHAFRSDWMPSRIFVSDTMKAALEQAGCWGVVYRDQYTLNGPYHACRHRS, encoded by the coding sequence TTGTCGGAGCTGGTCAGTTGTAACGGGCCGCGGCGCTACGGTTTGTTGGAAAGAACCTTTGTGATGAGAGAACCGAATCCAAAGCTGGAATGCGCCGGGTTGATGCACTATTGGGAAGTGGAAGCGGATCTGTCCTTGCCGGTGGACCTGTGGCGCGAGTGGTCCAACTCCCGGCGGTTGATGTCTGGTCATTTACGGGCGAACCGATTCGGTTGTTGCCGGGGGCGGGGGATTGGCTTCCCCGAATTTCCCGAACCTCCGTTACTGACGGTGTCAAGGCAGGAAGATGTCCCGGTGCCCATGACCCGTTTAGGGCCCCACCTGCTGGTGACGCGCGCGGCCCGGGATGTTCTGACGGGTGTCGACCCCGGTGCGTTTCAGTTCGTGGAAACCCTGACCCACTATCCGGGCCGCGATCCGCAAGGCGGAATCTACTGGATTGGTGATGTGACCAGATGTTGTCGGGCGTGTATTGATATGAGTCAGTCGGTGGCGACGCTGATTGAGCAGGTTGATTTTCCGGCGTCCCCGTGGCCGGACGGCAAGTGGCGGACGTTGACGATGCCCGAGTCGGTTTCGTTCATTCCGGAGAAAGTTCACGGGTATCACGCCTTTCGCAGTGATTGGATGCCCAGCCGTATTTTTGTGTCGGATACCATGAAGGCCGCTCTTGAGCAGGCCGGATGCTGGGGTGTGGTATATCGGGATCAGTACACCTTGAACGGGCCGTACCATGCCTGCCGTCATCGGTCGTGA